Part of the Zingiber officinale cultivar Zhangliang chromosome 6A, Zo_v1.1, whole genome shotgun sequence genome, tgttcacgtcaaactttgtcaaacataactcatcaaacatcaaaacacaactcgagtcaagtcaactcgagtctggtcaaccaggtcaaccttgacctaaggttggaCCAACACGATCGACGCAAGAGGGGGATAGGGGAGAGTTCGGCGGTGTCGGGCAGAAGCACAAagggagaagaaggggaagaggaaAAATCGAGTAGGGCTTTTGTATGCTCGGGAAGGCAAGGAACCGTCGGCGGAGGTTAGAGCACGGCGTGAATTTGGTggaggaaaataagaaaataaaaaaaaaaggaattaggaaaataaacatttcctcgcttaaatggggtagcctaaacaggctttcccgagccccatttttatccccgttaactcgtccatacgagctccgtaaaattcctgaaaaatttccaaaaatttccaaaattttccttattattatctacccttttccggtattttacactacTTGCACATTTAGTCAATCTTATTAAGTTACAatatagtttaattttaaacctttgttattatcaaaattaaatttgattatctGATagtcactatatatatatatatatatatatcataaaaaaaatttactgGATGAATCCAAACGCTTTGGATTCATTTCAGGTACCTGGACCAATGTCACGCACAGCAAATGTCTGcagtaaagtatatatatatTCGTTGTGGAACGATCcacaatcattttttttatttttgaaaaaataaaaatttcttaaaccttaaacaccctaaatatatatatatatattataccaCGTGAGCACTTAAAATTTtggtagttttaatttttgtttatatatatatatatataccttttgCCACCATTCAATATGTCCCCTCAGTCGTGTACGCTTGGCGTGCACGTCGAGCATGCAAGCAGGCCAGGCATGTAGCATAACAAGGTCGTATgtgcgtgtatatatatatacacacttcTTTCGCTACAAGTaataattttgtaagatgaatAATTACTATTCGATGGATTATAATGATaataattatttgtgattagagTTAAAAGCATTTTTTCTCTATACTTAGGAATTTATATCATGATAGATCATCTTCGGCTCCATAAACTCCAAAATATGTATGTCAAAAACATTGTTTTATGTGTTTTTTCAAACCTTTTTGTGACACGTTAAATGATAGTTTAAGGCAGCTGTTCTGAAAAGTAAAGATTTGGAAGAGCTGTAATATAGGAGAATAGGATCTAAATATGACAGTCATCCTTTCTCCAGCATTAGAATGGTAAACTAGTCGAGCTGAGTTTAAGAATATTCAAGTTTATTTAATAAGATAAATGATTGTTgaagtttgatttagtttattattTATGAGTTTGAATTTATCTGAAGTTTGATTTGAGtttagttcgtttagatgttatctaGCTCACAATTCAAGTTTAGTTTAAGCTTAGTTCGAACttaatttatttagatattatcgaactctcaattcaagtttatttacttatttaaaactttcagttgtttgattgattattgaaattgataattcaaacttatttattttattatttattttatatattaataaaaattttattaatgaatatgactTGTGAGTATTGTTCACGAACGATAACAAACTGAACACATATGTTcaaccttatttatttaatttaatgagctattcaaatttgtttgtttaattaatcttgtgtatattgaatgaacataaagaAGCTCCTATCAAgctgaacaccaagcttgttcacaaacgcttgattcatttacaatccTATCTAGCATTACACAATATAACAATGCACTCAATCTTGTAttgcatataattatggaacaCTATACAAACTGACTACAATTTATACATAATATGCATCTCATTGCCACCCAAAAGGATGAAGATAAACTAAATTGCAAAAAggaaagaaggaaagaaagaaagaaagaaaggaaaaaaacagAAGTATGCAACTAGGTCTATATACAAAGTCAAGAGGTCATAACTATGTTTACGATTCTGCCAAATGTGCACACTTCAACGTCTAATTCCAGCGTCTATTAGCATCGTCATCAAAAATCATAAAACTGTTATTTGTCCAAGAGCTTGATTCCCCAGCAAACCTGTTCATCTTCCAAGACTCGGATTCCTCTCTGTCATCTCTGTCGTCGTGaaatgttgcatgcatgttctTCTTGGGATTGGACAAGCCTCCAGCCTTCAACAGCAAAGATATAGAAGTTGAACACGCCTTTGTTGGTTTAAGGAAGCTGCAGATACTGAAAAGACTTTGTTTGGAACTGAGAGAAAGTTGTAGTTACCTTTCTTATAAGTTTTTCAAATGCTTCTGTTCCATTTTGTTCAATAAATTTCTCAGCGGCTAATAGAACGTCATCTGGCTTGCCAAAGGCGCCACTTTTTGAAGAGAGAGACCAAAGGTTCAAGGTCTGTTGATTCAAAACCATAGGTCTCACAAAATTCTCATAAATAAATGTGGCACCACTGAAGTATGGTAAAACCAGCCAGCAGTTAAATATTAGCTTTGCATAAG contains:
- the LOC121996386 gene encoding HVA22-like protein a, whose translation is MGSGALLSFIARNFDVLAGPLVTLVYPLYASVKAIESKSPEDDQQWLTYWVLYSLVTLFELTFSTLIEWLPFWPYAKLIFNCWLVLPYFSGATFIYENFVRPMVLNQQTLNLWSLSSKSGAFGKPDDVLLAAEKFIEQNGTEAFEKLIRKAGGLSNPKKNMHATFHDDRDDREESESWKMNRFAGESSSWTNNSFMIFDDDANRRWN